The stretch of DNA GAGGAAGGCGATGTCATCGCTGTCGCGGCGGCGTGCGGCCTGTACCTTCATGGCCAGCAGATGGCGAGGTGACGCTGCGGACAGCCGTAGACCCGGATGGTCGAAGATTCGGGCGGCCTCCGGGTCGCCGCCCGAGGCTACGTACACGCTCCCTTGCTCGTTCAGCCACCAGGGCGGGAGGCCCAGTCGATCGGCTACCTCCTTCGCCTCCTCCAGGACGATTCCGTGCGGCGAGAAGACGGCGTCAATGTCGCGCGTAGAGCGCCGGGCGTCATATGCCAGAGCCATGGCGGCACCCCCGAAGACATAGATGTCGGCGATGACTCCGCGCTTTGCGAGGCGCTCGCCCAACATCCGCAGCGCTGCTTCGATCTCGGCGCGGTCAAGCATCGGCCCCGGCCCGCCCCCGCTCACGCGACCTCCAGCTCAGCTGCCGTCACGAAGACCCCACGCCTGCGGAAGGCCGCTGGGGCGTGGACGAACGCGTCGACTCGCGCTGCCGAGGTGTTGAACGGGAACCAGAACCGCGGAAGGATGCGCGTCTCGCACCAGGCGGGACCAGAACGGTTCTCCTTCGCGGCGAGGTGTTCGGCCAGGCCGGCGAGAAAGGCGTCCCAGTTCTCATCACCCGTGGTGGGCGGTTCCTCCTGGAGGAGCGCAAGGCGTTCTCCCGGAGGCTCATGGCGAAACTCCTCAAGGAACTCGGCCACCATGCGCCACTGCTCGCGGTGATCGGCTGCCCGGATCCAGCCCGACAGGTCAGCCAAGGTGCCGGGCCGATACGTGGATCCGGATGCGGGCAGGATCTGTACTTCGTCCATGGCTACACGGTAACGCCGTAGCGCGCTTGGACGATCAACAACGCGCACATGCCTGCCTGGGGGCCGGAAGCCGCACAGGAGCAGACTCCACATTTTCGAGAGACTGACTGGCGGCCCGTCACCCCGACACCGTCGACCAGGTCTTCCGAACCGTGCTGCGCAAACCCGCCTTCACCTGGGACCACGACGGCGATGCCCTGCTGCGCCGCCACAAGCCCGAGCACTATGCCCGTCCGCCCGAACCCGCCCTGGTGGTGGTCGGCGAGCGCCTGGCCGAACTCCTCCGCCAGGGCTGACCGGGCAACCGAACCGGAAAACAATGATCGCCGGGGCGAGTGCCACGGCGATCATGTACTGAACGAAGTGAAGTGAAGTGTCCGAGGGGGGACTTGAACCCCCACGCCCCGAAGGGCACTAGCACCTCAAGCTAGCGCGTCTGCCATTCCGCCACCCGGACCGGGTGGTCATCGCGGCGTTGCCGTCGCGCTGACGTGGATAACCATAGCAAAGATCAGCCGGGGTTCCGAATGCGTTCCCGGCGGCTCGACCTGCGGAGATAGCGGCGGGGGTTGGGATCGGGGGGTGGACGGGAGAGGATGGCGGGGTCATGCCGGTGGACCCCCGGGGTGGAGTGGAGGGGGCCCTGGTGCCGTACGGAGAGAGGCTGGACAGCGTGAGCGAGACCAATGCGACGCGGGTGACCGGGGAGAGCGAGGTGGCCGACCTCTGCCGGGAGCTGATCCGGATCGACACCAGCAACTACGGCGACGGCTCGGGGCCGGGGGAGCGGGCGGCGGCCGAGTACGTGGCGGAGAAGCTCGCCGAGGTGGGGCTGGAGCCGCAGATCTTCGAATCCGCCAAGGGCAGGGCCAGCACGGTGGCCCGGATCGCGGGCGAGGACCCCTCGCGACCTGCGCTGCTGATCCACGGGCACACCGACGTGGTGCCCGCCAACGCGGACGACTGGACCCACCACCCCTTCGCCGGGGAGATCACGGACGGCTGCGTCTGGGGCCGCGGCGCCGTCGACATGAAGGACATGGACGCGATGACCCTCGCGGTCGTTCGCGACCGGCTGCGCAGCGGGCGCAAGCCCCCGCGCGACATCGTGCTGGCCTTCCTGGCCGACGAGGAGGCCGGCGGCGTCTTCGGCGCGCACCACCTGGTCGACAAGCACCCCGATCTCTTCGAGGGCGTCACCGAGGCCATCGGCGAGGTCGGCGGCTTCTCCTTCACCGTGAACGAGAACCTCCGCCTCTACCTGGTGGAGACCGCGGAGAAGGGGATGCACTGGATGCGCCTCACCGTGGACGGCACCGCGGGCCACGGCTCGATGACCAACAACGACAACGCGATCACCGAGCTGTGCGAGGCCGTCGCCAGGCTCGGACGGCACAAGTTCCCGGTCCGGGTCACCAAGAGCGTGCGGCACTTCCTGGACGAGCTCTCCGACGCACTCGGGGTGGAGCTCGACCCCGAGGACATGGACTCCACGCTGGAGCGCCTCGGCGGCATCGCCAAGCTCATCGGCGCGACCCTGCGCAACACCGCCCAGCCGACCATGCTGGGCGCCGGCTACAAGGTGAACGTCATCCCGGGCCAGGCCACGGCGCATGTCGACGGCCGCTACCTGCCGGGCTTCAAGGACGAGTTCCACGAGGAGCTGGACCGCGTCCTCGGCCCGCGGATCCGCCGCGAGACCGTGCACGAGGACAAGGCGGTGGAGACCGACTTCGACGGACCGCTGGTCGCGGCGATGCAGTCGGCGCTCAGCGCGGAGGACCCGATCGCCCGCGCCGTCCCCTACACGCTCTCGGGCGGCACGGACGCGAAGTCCTTCAGCGAGCTGGGGATCCGCTGCTTCGGCTTCGCCCCGCTGCGGCTGCCGCCGGAGCTGGACTTCGCCGGGATGTTCCACGGGGTGGACGAGCGGGTGCCGGTGGACGGGCTGACGTTCGGGGTCCGGGTGCTGGACCGATTCATCGACGCCTGCTGAATTCCCTTGAAGCCCGCCGGGCCCGGATTTCCGGGTGCGGCGGGCTTCGGTCTTTTCCGTACGCACGCGCCCCGCAGTGTCCTGCTTTCGCTCGGGTGTTTGAGTGGATCACCGTTGCGGGTGAGAAAACAACCCGACTAGTACCCCGTTTGCCGCAGCCTCGTTCACTCATATGCAGCCCGCCGAACGGGCTGCGACGTCGACTAGGAGGACATTATGCAGATCAAGAAGATCGCTGCGGTTGTTGCTGCCACGGGTGGCCTGGTTCTCGCCGGCGCGGGTGCCGCGTCCGCCCACGGAGGGGCCTCCGCCGAGGGCGCTGCCTGGGGCTCTCCGGGCGTGCTCTCGGGCAACGTCATCCAGGTTCCGGTCCACGTCCCCGTGAACGTCTGCGGCAACACCATCAGCGTCATCGGGCTGCTGAACCCGGCCTTCGGGAACAACTGCGAGAACAACTGATATCTGCCGGCTGAGTCCGGATCTTTCTCACACCCGCGGTCCCGGGAGGCGCGCCATGCCTCCCGGGACCGCATCGTCGGCACGGCGTCAATCGGGTGGGGAAATCTCACCCGGACTGGTGAAAGGCGTATGCCGCCATGAACCGGGACCCCGGCTTCTCGTTACGTGAATTATCACGTC from Streptomyces sp. 846.5 encodes:
- a CDS encoding DUF6036 family nucleotidyltransferase, coding for MLDRAEIEAALRMLGERLAKRGVIADIYVFGGAAMALAYDARRSTRDIDAVFSPHGIVLEEAKEVADRLGLPPWWLNEQGSVYVASGGDPEAARIFDHPGLRLSAASPRHLLAMKVQAARRRDSDDIAFLIKALELATVDEVLAVCTEVFPDEPVPARAQLLLEDILASIDPH
- a CDS encoding M20/M25/M40 family metallo-hydrolase; protein product: MSETNATRVTGESEVADLCRELIRIDTSNYGDGSGPGERAAAEYVAEKLAEVGLEPQIFESAKGRASTVARIAGEDPSRPALLIHGHTDVVPANADDWTHHPFAGEITDGCVWGRGAVDMKDMDAMTLAVVRDRLRSGRKPPRDIVLAFLADEEAGGVFGAHHLVDKHPDLFEGVTEAIGEVGGFSFTVNENLRLYLVETAEKGMHWMRLTVDGTAGHGSMTNNDNAITELCEAVARLGRHKFPVRVTKSVRHFLDELSDALGVELDPEDMDSTLERLGGIAKLIGATLRNTAQPTMLGAGYKVNVIPGQATAHVDGRYLPGFKDEFHEELDRVLGPRIRRETVHEDKAVETDFDGPLVAAMQSALSAEDPIARAVPYTLSGGTDAKSFSELGIRCFGFAPLRLPPELDFAGMFHGVDERVPVDGLTFGVRVLDRFIDAC
- a CDS encoding chaplin, producing MQIKKIAAVVAATGGLVLAGAGAASAHGGASAEGAAWGSPGVLSGNVIQVPVHVPVNVCGNTISVIGLLNPAFGNNCENN